In Bombus terrestris chromosome 6, iyBomTerr1.2, whole genome shotgun sequence, a single window of DNA contains:
- the LOC100651077 gene encoding JNK-interacting protein 3 isoform X1 yields MSQIEMDQETVYGTHEDSHVVMSEKVQSLAGSIYQEFEKMIARYDEDVVKDLMPLLVNVLECLDISYTENQEREVELELLREDNEQLVTQYEREKQLRKASDQKLLELEDVAEDERKELLSKIDSLESIVRMLELKTKNSHDHVVRLEEKEAELKREYTRLHERYTELFKTHVDYMERTKMLVGSTERLENSSSGRGPSRLPSLGLTHMSRSSGPLSYGFQSLEASINAEDVDQESPPNVVANLRTEMLDSSSEAAIETSDKSQLTDKPVQANKTTAISRHESPETEIPPPLVTPTSPTVEKLATSGGRSRTEREQRSGNTLYQELSFQDADALGEMDEGADITGSWVHPGEYASSVNDNFFGMGKEVENLIMENNELLATKNALNIVKDDLIVKVDELTSEQEILREEVRGLQQTRERLRQKVTTLEEELKKVKEEAEAAAKAAKSDDEEDVSLAQRKRFTRVEMARVLMERNQYKERFMELQEAVRWTEMIRATKTDPSSISSGKVSVWKFFSSLFTGPADRGALVRGPNTLPHMRYSAPTNQVVPAPPLDTMRRRTLKGRHEFFDQGDTIDTWLFWFSVGCLLASRSSEKLVARRANERREQYRQVRAHVRKEDGRLHAYGWSLPGKPSAPVRQPVPVPVYCRPLQESEPGMKIWCGAGVNLSGGKTRDGGCMVGGSVFYAAEAQEVSTNTKNEVEDAVEHLDKELQENENQRVEAEQLEQHLSSLVWICTSTQKMSKVTVIDANNPADILEVFSVCQGHLLCIASVPGAKESDYTQAMNEDPVQTANGVNENDNHEVNTTSNTEQNTQKNKQETQASVEKNKNESENVSEEQNNENVKKSDDVNQSITTEPQSSENVDSETINLGKVYFVKANLEASNSQLDEKEDENEEKENKVEEDAPIEKMSSIQPTMWLGAQNGTVFVHSAVAKWSVCLHSVKLKDAALAIVHVQGRVLVALADGTVTLFRRGPDGQWDLSQYHVITLGSPQHSIRCMAAVSGKTVWCGYRNKIHVIDPVLMTVECTVDAHPRRESQVRQLAWLGEGVWVSIRLDSTLRLYHAHTYQHLQDVDIEPYVSKMLGTGKLGFSFVRITALLISSNRLWIGTGNGVIISVPLSENVCKTGAGGSMAVSRVQVGNAKGDAPGVGIRIFASDRGVTPGSYIPYCSMAHAQLSFHGHRDAVKMFVAVPGHGGQSAVSDGSQPAMLVLSGGEGYIDFRVGDGEDTEDTMERSNSAIAANAEEHGEQSHLIVWQVQCPLPVPMNG; encoded by the exons ATGAGTCAAATAGAGATGGATCAAGAAACTGTATATGGGACCCATGAGGATAGTCATGTGGTCATGTCAGAGAAAGTGCAATCTCTGGCTGGTAGTATTTatcaagaatttgaaaaaatgataGCACGTTATGACGAAGATGTGGTCAAGGACCTAATGCCCCTCCTAGTCAATGTCTTAGAATGTCTAGACATATCTTATACCGAAAACCAAGAGCGTGAAGTTGAATTAGAGTTATTAAGGGAAGACAATGAACAACTTGTTACACAATATGAAAGGGAAAAACAATTAAGAAAAGCATCTGATCAG AAATTGCTGGAGCTTGAAGATGTAGCAGAAGATGAAAGAAAAGAACTTTTATCAAAAATTGATAGTTTGGAATCAATTGTAAGAATGCTGGAATTGAAAACAAAGAATTCACATGATCACG tTGTTCGTCTTGAAGAAAAAGAAGCTGAATTGAAACGTGAATATACTCGACTACATGAGAGATATACGGAACTATTTAAAACGCATGTAGATTATATGGAAAGGACAAAGATGTTAGTTGGAAGTACAGAGAGATTAGAAAATTCATCTAGTGGCCGTGGTCCATCTCGTTTACCATCTCTTGGCTTAACTCACATGTCTCGAAGTTCTGGACCATTGAGTTATGGCTTTCAGAGCTTAGAAGCTAGCATAAATGCAGAAGATGTTGACCAGGAAAGTCCACCAAATGTTGTTGCTAATTTAAGAACTGAAATGTTGGACAGTAGCAGTGAAGCTGCTATTGAAACATCTGATAAAAGTCAATTAACAGATAAACCAGTACAAGCAAACAAAACAACTGCAATTTCTAGAC atGAGAGTCCAGAAACTGAAATACCTCCACCTTTGGTTACACCGACATCACCGACTGTAGAAAAGTTAGCTACTTCTGGTGGAAGAAGCAGAACAGAAAGAGAGCAACGAAGTGGTAACACATTGTACCAGGAACTGAGTTTTCAAGATGCTGATGCATTGGGTGAAATGGATGAAGGAGCAGATATTACCG GTAGTTGGGTACATCCTGGGGAATATGCCTCGTCGG TCAATGACAACTTCTTTG ggATGGGAAAAGAAGTGGAAAACCTTATTATGGAAAACAATGAATTGCTAGCTACAAA AAATGCGCTTAATATTGTAAAAGATGATTTAATCGTGAAAGTAGATGAACTCACAAG TGAACAAGAAATATTACGCGAAGAAGTTCGGGGCTTGCAACAAACTAGAGAACGTTTACGGCAGAAGGTCACTACTCTTgaagaagaattgaaaaaagTTAAGGAAGAGGCAGAGGCAGCAGCAAAAGCAGCCAAAAGTGACGATGAAGAAGATGTATCATTAGCACAAAGGAAGAGGTTTACCAGAGTCGAGATGGCTAGGGTGCTTATGGAGAGAAATCAATATAAGGAACGTTTCATGGAACTTCAAGAAGCAGTTAGATGGACAGAGATGATAAGAGCAACAAAGACTGATCCTTCTAGTATATCAAGTGGAAAAGTATCTGTATGGAAGTT TTTTAGTAGTCTCTTCACAGGACCTGCGGATCGAGGAGCCTTAGTTCGTGGACCAAACACATTGCCTCATATGAGGTATAGTGCACCAACCAATCAAGTTGTCCCAGCACCGCCTCTGGATACCATGCGTAGACGTACGTTGAAAGGTCGCCATGAGTTTTTCGACCAGGGAGACACCAT AGATACCTGGTTATTCTGGTTTTCGGTGGGGTGCTTATTGGCCAGCAG ATCTTCTGAGAAACTCGTAGCAAGACGTGCAAATGAACGAAGAGAGCAATATCGTCAAGTCCGTGCACATGTTAGGAAAGAGGATGGGCGATTACATGCTTATGGTTGGAGTTTACCTGGAAAACCAAGTGCTCCAGTTAGACAACCCGTTCCTGTTCCAGTTTATTGCAGACCTTTACAGGAATCTGAACCTGGCATGAAG ATATGGTGTGGTGCTGGTGTAAACCTAAGTGGTGGTAAAACACGAGACGGTGGTTGTATGGTTGGAGGAAGTGTGTTTTATGCTGCTGAAGCTCAAGAAGTAAGTACGAACACAAAAAATGAAGTGGAAGATGCTGTTGAACATTTAGATAAGGAGCTTCAAGAGAATGAAAATCAAAGGGTCGAGGCAGAACAATTAGAGCAACATCTTAGCTCATTGGTGTGGATCTGTACATCGACTCAAAAGATGTCAAAAGTTACTGTGATAGATGCTAACAATCCAGCGGATATTTTGGAAGTCTTTAGCGTTTGTCAAGGACATTTACTTTGCATTGCAAGTGTACCTGGAGCCAAAGAGAGTGATTACACTCAAGCTATGAACGAAGATCCAGTTCAAACTGCTAATGGAGTGAATGAGAACGATAATCACGAAGTAAATACGACTTCAAATACTGAACAGAACACTCAAAAAAATAAACAGGAAACTCAAGCCTCGgtggaaaaaaacaaaaatgaatctgaaaatgtatcagaagaacaaaataatgaaaatgttaaaaaatcggATGATGTTAATCAAAGTATTACTACTGAACCACAAAGTTCGGAAAATGTAGATAGCGAAACGATAAATTTAGGGAAGGTATACTTTGTGAAAGCTAATTTAGAGGCATCAAACTCACAACTGGatgaaaaagaagatgaaaatgaggagaaagaaaataaagttgAGGAAGATGCACCTATAGAAAAAATGTCTTCAATACAACCGACAATGTGGCTTGGAGCTCAGAATGGTACAGTGTTTGTTCATTCAGCTGTCGCTAAATGGTCAGTTTGTTTGCATTCAGTCAAATTGAAGGATGCCGCATTGGCTATCGT aCATGTACAAGGACGAGTTCTTGTTGCTCTTGCCGACGGAACCGTTACGTTATTTCGAAGAGGTCCAGACGGGCAATGGGATCTGTCTCAGTACCATGTGATTACTTTGGGTAGTCCACAACACTCAATTAGGTGTATGGCTGCCGTTAGTGGTAAAACAGTATGGTGcggatatagaaataaaattcatgtaaTAGATCCAGTTTTAATGACTGTTGag TGCACTGTGGATGCTCACCCACGGCGAGAGTCGCAAGTGAGACAATTAGCTTGGCTGGGTGAAGGAGTGTGGGTCAGCATTAGATTAGATTCAACACTAAGACTCTATCACGCTCACACTTATCAACATCTTCAGGATGTTGATATTGAACCTTATGTTAGCAAAATGCTTGGAACTGGGAAACTTGGCTTCTCATTTGTAAGAATTACTGCATTACTTATTTCCTCCAACAGGCTGTGGATCGGCACAGGAAACGGAGTAATAATCTCTGTTCCTTTATCTGAAA ATGTATGTAAAACAGGTGCTGGTGGATCAATGGCAGTATCCAGAGTTCAAGTAGGAAATGCTAAAGGTGATGCACCGGGCGTTGGTATCAGAATTTTTGCCTCGGATCGTGGTGTTACGCCCGGTAGTTACATACCTTATTGCAGTATGGCTCATGCTCAACTTAGCTTTCATGGACATAGAGATGCAGTAAAAATGTTCGTTGCAGTGCCTG GTCATGGTGGTCAAAGTGCAGTGTCAGATGGTTCTCAACCGGCAATGCTTGTTCTTTCAGGTGGTGAAGGCTATATAGATTTCAGAGTTG GTGATGGAGAAGACACAGAAGATACTATGGAACGATCTAACAGTGCTATTGCTGCAAATGCTGAAGAACATGGAGAACAAAGTCATCTAATCGTATGGCAAGTGCAATGTCCTTTACCAGTGCCAATGAATGGCTAG
- the LOC100651077 gene encoding JNK-interacting protein 3 isoform X3, which yields MSQIEMDQETVYGTHEDSHVVMSEKVQSLAGSIYQEFEKMIARYDEDVVKDLMPLLVNVLECLDISYTENQEREVELELLREDNEQLVTQYEREKQLRKASDQKLLELEDVAEDERKELLSKIDSLESIVRMLELKTKNSHDHVVRLEEKEAELKREYTRLHERYTELFKTHVDYMERTKMLVGSTERLENSSSGRGPSRLPSLGLTHMSRSSGPLSYGFQSLEASINAEDVDQESPPNVVANLRTEMLDSSSEAAIETSDKSQLTDKPVQANKTTAISRHESPETEIPPPLVTPTSPTVEKLATSGGRSRTEREQRSGNTLYQELSFQDADALGEMDEGADITGSWVHPGEYASSGMGKEVENLIMENNELLATKNALNIVKDDLIVKVDELTSEQEILREEVRGLQQTRERLRQKVTTLEEELKKVKEEAEAAAKAAKSDDEEDVSLAQRKRFTRVEMARVLMERNQYKERFMELQEAVRWTEMIRATKTDPSSISSGKVSVWKFFSSLFTGPADRGALVRGPNTLPHMRYSAPTNQVVPAPPLDTMRRRTLKGRHEFFDQGDTIDTWLFWFSVGCLLASRSSEKLVARRANERREQYRQVRAHVRKEDGRLHAYGWSLPGKPSAPVRQPVPVPVYCRPLQESEPGMKIWCGAGVNLSGGKTRDGGCMVGGSVFYAAEAQEVSTNTKNEVEDAVEHLDKELQENENQRVEAEQLEQHLSSLVWICTSTQKMSKVTVIDANNPADILEVFSVCQGHLLCIASVPGAKESDYTQAMNEDPVQTANGVNENDNHEVNTTSNTEQNTQKNKQETQASVEKNKNESENVSEEQNNENVKKSDDVNQSITTEPQSSENVDSETINLGKVYFVKANLEASNSQLDEKEDENEEKENKVEEDAPIEKMSSIQPTMWLGAQNGTVFVHSAVAKWSVCLHSVKLKDAALAIVHVQGRVLVALADGTVTLFRRGPDGQWDLSQYHVITLGSPQHSIRCMAAVSGKTVWCGYRNKIHVIDPVLMTVECTVDAHPRRESQVRQLAWLGEGVWVSIRLDSTLRLYHAHTYQHLQDVDIEPYVSKMLGTGKLGFSFVRITALLISSNRLWIGTGNGVIISVPLSENVCKTGAGGSMAVSRVQVGNAKGDAPGVGIRIFASDRGVTPGSYIPYCSMAHAQLSFHGHRDAVKMFVAVPGHGGQSAVSDGSQPAMLVLSGGEGYIDFRVGDGEDTEDTMERSNSAIAANAEEHGEQSHLIVWQVQCPLPVPMNG from the exons ATGAGTCAAATAGAGATGGATCAAGAAACTGTATATGGGACCCATGAGGATAGTCATGTGGTCATGTCAGAGAAAGTGCAATCTCTGGCTGGTAGTATTTatcaagaatttgaaaaaatgataGCACGTTATGACGAAGATGTGGTCAAGGACCTAATGCCCCTCCTAGTCAATGTCTTAGAATGTCTAGACATATCTTATACCGAAAACCAAGAGCGTGAAGTTGAATTAGAGTTATTAAGGGAAGACAATGAACAACTTGTTACACAATATGAAAGGGAAAAACAATTAAGAAAAGCATCTGATCAG AAATTGCTGGAGCTTGAAGATGTAGCAGAAGATGAAAGAAAAGAACTTTTATCAAAAATTGATAGTTTGGAATCAATTGTAAGAATGCTGGAATTGAAAACAAAGAATTCACATGATCACG tTGTTCGTCTTGAAGAAAAAGAAGCTGAATTGAAACGTGAATATACTCGACTACATGAGAGATATACGGAACTATTTAAAACGCATGTAGATTATATGGAAAGGACAAAGATGTTAGTTGGAAGTACAGAGAGATTAGAAAATTCATCTAGTGGCCGTGGTCCATCTCGTTTACCATCTCTTGGCTTAACTCACATGTCTCGAAGTTCTGGACCATTGAGTTATGGCTTTCAGAGCTTAGAAGCTAGCATAAATGCAGAAGATGTTGACCAGGAAAGTCCACCAAATGTTGTTGCTAATTTAAGAACTGAAATGTTGGACAGTAGCAGTGAAGCTGCTATTGAAACATCTGATAAAAGTCAATTAACAGATAAACCAGTACAAGCAAACAAAACAACTGCAATTTCTAGAC atGAGAGTCCAGAAACTGAAATACCTCCACCTTTGGTTACACCGACATCACCGACTGTAGAAAAGTTAGCTACTTCTGGTGGAAGAAGCAGAACAGAAAGAGAGCAACGAAGTGGTAACACATTGTACCAGGAACTGAGTTTTCAAGATGCTGATGCATTGGGTGAAATGGATGAAGGAGCAGATATTACCG GTAGTTGGGTACATCCTGGGGAATATGCCTCGTCGG ggATGGGAAAAGAAGTGGAAAACCTTATTATGGAAAACAATGAATTGCTAGCTACAAA AAATGCGCTTAATATTGTAAAAGATGATTTAATCGTGAAAGTAGATGAACTCACAAG TGAACAAGAAATATTACGCGAAGAAGTTCGGGGCTTGCAACAAACTAGAGAACGTTTACGGCAGAAGGTCACTACTCTTgaagaagaattgaaaaaagTTAAGGAAGAGGCAGAGGCAGCAGCAAAAGCAGCCAAAAGTGACGATGAAGAAGATGTATCATTAGCACAAAGGAAGAGGTTTACCAGAGTCGAGATGGCTAGGGTGCTTATGGAGAGAAATCAATATAAGGAACGTTTCATGGAACTTCAAGAAGCAGTTAGATGGACAGAGATGATAAGAGCAACAAAGACTGATCCTTCTAGTATATCAAGTGGAAAAGTATCTGTATGGAAGTT TTTTAGTAGTCTCTTCACAGGACCTGCGGATCGAGGAGCCTTAGTTCGTGGACCAAACACATTGCCTCATATGAGGTATAGTGCACCAACCAATCAAGTTGTCCCAGCACCGCCTCTGGATACCATGCGTAGACGTACGTTGAAAGGTCGCCATGAGTTTTTCGACCAGGGAGACACCAT AGATACCTGGTTATTCTGGTTTTCGGTGGGGTGCTTATTGGCCAGCAG ATCTTCTGAGAAACTCGTAGCAAGACGTGCAAATGAACGAAGAGAGCAATATCGTCAAGTCCGTGCACATGTTAGGAAAGAGGATGGGCGATTACATGCTTATGGTTGGAGTTTACCTGGAAAACCAAGTGCTCCAGTTAGACAACCCGTTCCTGTTCCAGTTTATTGCAGACCTTTACAGGAATCTGAACCTGGCATGAAG ATATGGTGTGGTGCTGGTGTAAACCTAAGTGGTGGTAAAACACGAGACGGTGGTTGTATGGTTGGAGGAAGTGTGTTTTATGCTGCTGAAGCTCAAGAAGTAAGTACGAACACAAAAAATGAAGTGGAAGATGCTGTTGAACATTTAGATAAGGAGCTTCAAGAGAATGAAAATCAAAGGGTCGAGGCAGAACAATTAGAGCAACATCTTAGCTCATTGGTGTGGATCTGTACATCGACTCAAAAGATGTCAAAAGTTACTGTGATAGATGCTAACAATCCAGCGGATATTTTGGAAGTCTTTAGCGTTTGTCAAGGACATTTACTTTGCATTGCAAGTGTACCTGGAGCCAAAGAGAGTGATTACACTCAAGCTATGAACGAAGATCCAGTTCAAACTGCTAATGGAGTGAATGAGAACGATAATCACGAAGTAAATACGACTTCAAATACTGAACAGAACACTCAAAAAAATAAACAGGAAACTCAAGCCTCGgtggaaaaaaacaaaaatgaatctgaaaatgtatcagaagaacaaaataatgaaaatgttaaaaaatcggATGATGTTAATCAAAGTATTACTACTGAACCACAAAGTTCGGAAAATGTAGATAGCGAAACGATAAATTTAGGGAAGGTATACTTTGTGAAAGCTAATTTAGAGGCATCAAACTCACAACTGGatgaaaaagaagatgaaaatgaggagaaagaaaataaagttgAGGAAGATGCACCTATAGAAAAAATGTCTTCAATACAACCGACAATGTGGCTTGGAGCTCAGAATGGTACAGTGTTTGTTCATTCAGCTGTCGCTAAATGGTCAGTTTGTTTGCATTCAGTCAAATTGAAGGATGCCGCATTGGCTATCGT aCATGTACAAGGACGAGTTCTTGTTGCTCTTGCCGACGGAACCGTTACGTTATTTCGAAGAGGTCCAGACGGGCAATGGGATCTGTCTCAGTACCATGTGATTACTTTGGGTAGTCCACAACACTCAATTAGGTGTATGGCTGCCGTTAGTGGTAAAACAGTATGGTGcggatatagaaataaaattcatgtaaTAGATCCAGTTTTAATGACTGTTGag TGCACTGTGGATGCTCACCCACGGCGAGAGTCGCAAGTGAGACAATTAGCTTGGCTGGGTGAAGGAGTGTGGGTCAGCATTAGATTAGATTCAACACTAAGACTCTATCACGCTCACACTTATCAACATCTTCAGGATGTTGATATTGAACCTTATGTTAGCAAAATGCTTGGAACTGGGAAACTTGGCTTCTCATTTGTAAGAATTACTGCATTACTTATTTCCTCCAACAGGCTGTGGATCGGCACAGGAAACGGAGTAATAATCTCTGTTCCTTTATCTGAAA ATGTATGTAAAACAGGTGCTGGTGGATCAATGGCAGTATCCAGAGTTCAAGTAGGAAATGCTAAAGGTGATGCACCGGGCGTTGGTATCAGAATTTTTGCCTCGGATCGTGGTGTTACGCCCGGTAGTTACATACCTTATTGCAGTATGGCTCATGCTCAACTTAGCTTTCATGGACATAGAGATGCAGTAAAAATGTTCGTTGCAGTGCCTG GTCATGGTGGTCAAAGTGCAGTGTCAGATGGTTCTCAACCGGCAATGCTTGTTCTTTCAGGTGGTGAAGGCTATATAGATTTCAGAGTTG GTGATGGAGAAGACACAGAAGATACTATGGAACGATCTAACAGTGCTATTGCTGCAAATGCTGAAGAACATGGAGAACAAAGTCATCTAATCGTATGGCAAGTGCAATGTCCTTTACCAGTGCCAATGAATGGCTAG